The Pseudoliparis swirei isolate HS2019 ecotype Mariana Trench chromosome 1, NWPU_hadal_v1, whole genome shotgun sequence genome has a window encoding:
- the casd1 gene encoding N-acetylneuraminate 9-O-acetyltransferase — translation MEKGEVSPAAEPADGALGGAPMLDCTGACCHGGAKMAVLAYSLGKREINHHFTIKNAKLISLVVVIILLVFHTALRYYGGGDSCERLLSTGRYLGENVWQPSGCMMHKYKSIEAKTCLAEKRVAFIGDSRIRQLFYSFIKIIDPSQREDGNKHADISFEADGSSVNVDFLWYPEANNSMKERLISWTHEGSAKPDVVILGAATWSIRFHSGSSESLQQYKVNLTAIAVHLEKLTDHGEVYWVVQDPVNEQVLSENRKMITNQQLELYNEAAVDVLNSSKRNGRSRVKLLAASRQAALETIAQSNDGLHLPESTMNVGAMVLMNSLCNKLLRPIDGSCCQTLPPPNLLQKLSACFFVGSAVALLVLHVLGNNHHRRPASPDVESLEEKKPATAAAPLSPKAPFQALCKMGIIMSYFYLCDRADVFMKEQKFYTHSTFFIPLIYIFVLGVFYNENTKETKLLNREQTDEWKGWMQLVILIYHISGASAFIPVYMHVRVLVAAYLFQTGYGHFSFFWLKGDFGLYRVCQVLFRLNFLVLVLCVVMDRPYQFYYFVPLVTFWFVVIYVTLAMWPQILQKKANGSGLWHLGVLAKLLILLLFICTFAFSQGFFERIFSIWPISTLFELNGSIHEWWFRWKLDRFAVVHGMLFAFIYLVLQKCQVLSEGKGEALFSAKISNLLLFLSIVSFITYSIWASSCKTKTECNEMHPYISVVQMLAFILIRNIPGYARSIYSSFFAWFGKISLELFICQYHIWLAADTKGILVLIPGNPSLNIMVSSFIFVCVAHEISLITNDLAQVVIPKDSVALLKRLGAVGLLSLVVLVLAKGSQPTPGD, via the exons ATGGAGAAGGGGGAGGTGTCGCCTGCGGCTGAGCCGGCAGATGGTGCACTGGGCGGAGCGCCGATGTTAGACTGCACAGGTGCTTGTTGTCATGGAGGAGCAAAGATGGCGGTCCTGGCCTATAGCCTGGGCAAACGAGAAATAAATCATCATTTCACGATCAAAAATGCAAAATTGATATCGCTGGTAGTCGTCATCATACTCCTCGTGTTTCACACAGCTTTGCGGTACTATGGAG GCGGAGACTCATGTGAACGGCTGCTGTCCACAGGACGCTACTTGGGAGAGAACGTATGGCAGCCGTCTGGCTGCATGATGCACAAATACAAAAGCAT TGAAGCCAAAACCTGCCTTGCTGAAAAGCGAGTGGCCTTTATCGGGGATTCACGAATCAGGCAGCTCTTTTACTCCTTCATCAAAATTATTGACCCTTCGCAAAGAGAAGATGGAAACAAG CACGCAGATATTTCTTTTGAAGCTGACGGTTCCTCTGTCAATGTG GACTTTCTGTGGTATCCAGAGGCAAATAATTCAATGAAGGAGCGCTTGATATCATGGACACAc GAAGGTTCAGCAAAGCCCGATGTGGTCATCCTTGGAGCCGCAACA TGGTCCATCAGGTTTCACAGTGGCAGCAGCGAGTCGCTGCAGCAGTACAAAGTCAACCTGACAGCCATTGCTGTGCACCTGGAGAAGCTGACTGACCATGGAGAGGTCTATTGGGTCGTGCAAG ACCCAGTTAATGAGCAGGTGTTGAGTGAGAACAGGAAAATGATCACCAATCAACAGCTGGAGCTGTACAATGAGGCGGCGGTGGACGTGCTCAACAGCAGCAAGCGTAACGGCAGGTCCCGGGTCAAGCTGTTGGCTGCGTCCCGCCAGGCTGCACTGGAAACCATCGCCCAGTCAAACGACGGCTTGCACCTGCCTGAGAGCACCATGAATGTG GGCGCCATGGTGCTCATGAACTCTCTGTGCAACAAGCTCCTCCGGCCCATCGACGGCTCCTGCTGCCAGACGTTGCCGCCCCCAAACCTCCTGCAGAAGCTGTCCGCGTGTTTCTTCGTGGGCTCGGCCGTGGCCTTgctggtcctccatgtcctcggCAACAACCATCACCGCCGGCCTGCGTCTCCGGACGTCGAGAGCCTCGAGGAGAAGAAGCCGGCGACCGCAGCCGCCCCTCTGAGTCCAAAGGCGCCGTTCCAGGCCCTCTGCAAGATGGGCATCATCATGAGCTATTTTTACCTTTGTGACCGAGCAGACGTGTTCATGAAAGAGCAAAAGTTCTACACCCACTCCACGTTCTTCATCCCTCTTATCTATATATTTGTGCTGGGAGTGTTCTACAATGAAAACACCAAGGAG ACCAAATTACTCAACCGTGAACAAACAGACGAGTGGAAGGGCTGGATGCAGTTGGTCATCCTCATCTATCACATCTCTGGAGCCAGCGCC TTCATTCCAGTGTACATGCATGTGCGGGTGCTGGTGGCAGCGTACCTCTTTCAGACCGGCTATGGacacttttcctttttctggCTTAAAGGAGACTTTGGACTGTATAGAGTATGCCAG GTACTTTTCCGCCTCAACTTCCTGGTCTTGGTGCTGTGTGTCGTAATGGACCGACCCTACCAGTTCTATTACTTTGTCCCATTGGTCACCTTCTGGTTCGTCGTCATCTACGTCACGCTGGCCATGTGGCCTCAGATCCTTCAGAAGAAGGCAAACG GGAGTGGCTTGTGGCACCTTGGGGTCTTGGCGAAGTTACTCATCCTCTTGCTGTTCATCTGCACCTTTGCCTTTTCCCAG GGTTTCTTTGAGCGAATCTTCTCCATTTGGCCCATCTCTACACTCTTTGAGCTGAACGGGAGCATCCATGAGTGGTGGTTCAGATGGAAGCTGGACCGATTT GCGGTGGTACACGGCATGTTATTCGCCTTCATCTACCTGGTGCTTCAGAAGTGCCAGGTGCTGTCGGAGGGCAAAGGAGAGGCGCTCTTCTCTGCCAAGATTTCcaacctgctcctcttcctctctatcGTCTCCTTCATA ACCTACTCGATATGGGCCAGCAGCTGCAAAACCAAAACCGAGTGCAACGAGATGCACCCTTACATCTCCGTGGTtcag ATGTTGGCCTTCATTCTCATCCGAAACATTCCTGGCTACGCTCGCTCTATCTATAGCTCATTCTTTGCGTGGTTTGGAAAGATCTCCTTGGAG CTGTTCATATGCCAGTACCACATCTGGCTGGCAGCAGACACCAAGGGAATTTTGGTCCTGATCCCAGGAAACCCTTCACTTAACATCATGGTCAGCTCCTTCATCTTTGTTTGTGTGGCTCATGAGATCTCCCTCATCACCAATGATCTGGCCCAGGTGGTCATCCCCAAAGACAGCGTGGCCCTGCTGAAAAGACTGGGGGCCGTTGGGCTCCTCAGTCTAGTTGTATTAGTGCTGGCCAAAGGCAGCCAGCCCACACCCGGTGACTGA
- the sgce gene encoding epsilon-sarcoglycan isoform X2 yields MRGTMSVAAVALRLAAVVTILSRAHADRNVYPSAGVLFVHVLEREHFKAEFPPYPKSGDASTDPITFNTNLKGYPDRPGWLRYIQRTQRSDGVLYGSPTATYAGKPSVIEITAYNRRTFETARHNLVINIMGTKEFPLPYQAEFYIGNMNVEEMLASEVLGDFLGAVKNIWQPERLNAINITSALDRGGRVPLPINDLKEGVYVMVGADVPFSSCLREVESPHNQLRCSQEMEPSISCDKKFRAQFHIDWCKISLVDIKKVVPVYITRPDPGNGILPEFGEYNPPSETLVGRNYFSDFLITLAVPSAVALVLFVILGYTMCCRREGVIQLVHHGSIQKSSKELRIMSKNREISWPLSTLPVFNPVSGEVVPPLHPDNYETTSMPLMQTQTNLQNQITIPQQRPSGDSYVMSTFRRLEVNGIPEERKVAEALDL; encoded by the exons ATGAGAGGCACCATGTCCGTTGCGGCGGTCGCGCTGCGGCTCGCTGCGG TGGTCACAATCTTGTCAAGAGCACATGCGGATCGTAACGTCTACCCATCAGCGGGAGTGCTGTTCGTCCATGTTCTGGAGAGAGAGCACTTCAAAGCAGAGTTTCCTCCCTACCCCAAATCCG GTGATGCCAGCACTGACCCGATCACTTTCAACACCAACCTGAAGGGCTACCCCGACAGGCCAGGCTGGCTGCGCTACATCCAGAGGACCCAGCGCAGCGACGGAGTGCTCTACGGATCCCCCACCGCGACGTATGCCGGCAAGCCCTCCGTCATCGAG ATTACGGCCTATAACAGACGCACTTTCGAGACTGCACGGCACAACTTGGTCATAAACATCATGGGCACCAAAG AGTTCCCTCTGCCCTACCAGGCGGAGTTTTACATCGGGAACATGAACGTGGAAGAGATGCTGGCCAGCGAGGTGCTGGGCGACTTCCTGGGAGCGGTGAAGAACATATGGCAGCCTGAGCGCCTCAACGCCATAAACATCACCTCGGCGCTGGACCGCGGCGGCCGCGTGCCCCTGCCCATCAACGACCTCAAGGAAGG ggTGTATGTGATGGTTGGCGCTGATGTTCCCTTCTCGTCGTGCCTGCGAGAGGTGGAAAGCCCACATAACCAGCTGCGCTGCAGTCAGGAAATGGAGCCCTCCATCAGCTGCGACAAGAAGTTCAGAGCTCAGTTTCACATCGATTGGTGCAAGATCTCTCTG GTTGACATAAAAAAAGTGGTCCCGGTGTACATTACCCGTCCCGACCCGGGAAACGGGATCCTGCCTGAATTTGGGGAATACAACCCCCCCTCCGAGACTCTGGTGGGCCGGAACTACTTTTCGGATTTCCTCATCACGCTGGCGGTTCCCTCCGCTGTGGCACTGGTCCTCTTCGTCATCCTCGGCTACACTATGTGCTGCCGACGGGAAGGGGT CATCCAGCTGGTTCACCACGGCTCCATCCAGAAGTCCAGCAAGGAGCTGCGGATCATGTCCAAGAACCGGGAGATCTCCTGGCCCCTCTCCACCCTGCCCGTCTTCAACCCCGTCAGCGGCGAGGTGGTGCCGCCCCTTCACCCAGACAACTACGAGACCACCAGCATGCCCCTCATGCAGACACAGAC GAATCTACAAAACCAGATAACGATACCACAGCAACGGCCATCAG GAGATAGTTATGTCATGTCAACATTTCGGAGGCTGGAG GTAAATGGTATTcctgaggagaggaaggtggccGAAGCACTGGATTTGTGA
- the sgce gene encoding epsilon-sarcoglycan isoform X1, translating to MRGTMSVAAVALRLAAVVTILSRAHADRNVYPSAGVLFVHVLEREHFKAEFPPYPKSGDASTDPITFNTNLKGYPDRPGWLRYIQRTQRSDGVLYGSPTATYAGKPSVIEITAYNRRTFETARHNLVINIMGTKEFPLPYQAEFYIGNMNVEEMLASEVLGDFLGAVKNIWQPERLNAINITSALDRGGRVPLPINDLKEGVYVMVGADVPFSSCLREVESPHNQLRCSQEMEPSISCDKKFRAQFHIDWCKISLVDIKKVVPVYITRPDPGNGILPEFGEYNPPSETLVGRNYFSDFLITLAVPSAVALVLFVILGYTMCCRREGVEKRNMQTPDIQLVHHGSIQKSSKELRIMSKNREISWPLSTLPVFNPVSGEVVPPLHPDNYETTSMPLMQTQTNLQNQITIPQQRPSGDSYVMSTFRRLEVNGIPEERKVAEALDL from the exons ATGAGAGGCACCATGTCCGTTGCGGCGGTCGCGCTGCGGCTCGCTGCGG TGGTCACAATCTTGTCAAGAGCACATGCGGATCGTAACGTCTACCCATCAGCGGGAGTGCTGTTCGTCCATGTTCTGGAGAGAGAGCACTTCAAAGCAGAGTTTCCTCCCTACCCCAAATCCG GTGATGCCAGCACTGACCCGATCACTTTCAACACCAACCTGAAGGGCTACCCCGACAGGCCAGGCTGGCTGCGCTACATCCAGAGGACCCAGCGCAGCGACGGAGTGCTCTACGGATCCCCCACCGCGACGTATGCCGGCAAGCCCTCCGTCATCGAG ATTACGGCCTATAACAGACGCACTTTCGAGACTGCACGGCACAACTTGGTCATAAACATCATGGGCACCAAAG AGTTCCCTCTGCCCTACCAGGCGGAGTTTTACATCGGGAACATGAACGTGGAAGAGATGCTGGCCAGCGAGGTGCTGGGCGACTTCCTGGGAGCGGTGAAGAACATATGGCAGCCTGAGCGCCTCAACGCCATAAACATCACCTCGGCGCTGGACCGCGGCGGCCGCGTGCCCCTGCCCATCAACGACCTCAAGGAAGG ggTGTATGTGATGGTTGGCGCTGATGTTCCCTTCTCGTCGTGCCTGCGAGAGGTGGAAAGCCCACATAACCAGCTGCGCTGCAGTCAGGAAATGGAGCCCTCCATCAGCTGCGACAAGAAGTTCAGAGCTCAGTTTCACATCGATTGGTGCAAGATCTCTCTG GTTGACATAAAAAAAGTGGTCCCGGTGTACATTACCCGTCCCGACCCGGGAAACGGGATCCTGCCTGAATTTGGGGAATACAACCCCCCCTCCGAGACTCTGGTGGGCCGGAACTACTTTTCGGATTTCCTCATCACGCTGGCGGTTCCCTCCGCTGTGGCACTGGTCCTCTTCGTCATCCTCGGCTACACTATGTGCTGCCGACGGGAAGGGGT ggaaaaaagaaacatgcaAACACCAGA CATCCAGCTGGTTCACCACGGCTCCATCCAGAAGTCCAGCAAGGAGCTGCGGATCATGTCCAAGAACCGGGAGATCTCCTGGCCCCTCTCCACCCTGCCCGTCTTCAACCCCGTCAGCGGCGAGGTGGTGCCGCCCCTTCACCCAGACAACTACGAGACCACCAGCATGCCCCTCATGCAGACACAGAC GAATCTACAAAACCAGATAACGATACCACAGCAACGGCCATCAG GAGATAGTTATGTCATGTCAACATTTCGGAGGCTGGAG GTAAATGGTATTcctgaggagaggaaggtggccGAAGCACTGGATTTGTGA
- the sgce gene encoding epsilon-sarcoglycan isoform X3 — translation MRGTMSVAAVALRLAAVVTILSRAHADRNVYPSAGVLFVHVLEREHFKAEFPPYPKSGDASTDPITFNTNLKGYPDRPGWLRYIQRTQRSDGVLYGSPTATYAGKPSVIEITAYNRRTFETARHNLVINIMGTKEFPLPYQAEFYIGNMNVEEMLASEVLGDFLGAVKNIWQPERLNAINITSALDRGGRVPLPINDLKEGVYVMVGADVPFSSCLREVESPHNQLRCSQEMEPSISCDKKFRAQFHIDWCKISLVDIKKVVPVYITRPDPGNGILPEFGEYNPPSETLVGRNYFSDFLITLAVPSAVALVLFVILGYTMCCRREGVEKRNMQTPDIQLVHHGSIQKSSKELRIMSKNREISWPLSTLPVFNPVSGEVVPPLHPDNYETTSMPLMQTQTNLQNQITIPQQRPSGKWYS, via the exons ATGAGAGGCACCATGTCCGTTGCGGCGGTCGCGCTGCGGCTCGCTGCGG TGGTCACAATCTTGTCAAGAGCACATGCGGATCGTAACGTCTACCCATCAGCGGGAGTGCTGTTCGTCCATGTTCTGGAGAGAGAGCACTTCAAAGCAGAGTTTCCTCCCTACCCCAAATCCG GTGATGCCAGCACTGACCCGATCACTTTCAACACCAACCTGAAGGGCTACCCCGACAGGCCAGGCTGGCTGCGCTACATCCAGAGGACCCAGCGCAGCGACGGAGTGCTCTACGGATCCCCCACCGCGACGTATGCCGGCAAGCCCTCCGTCATCGAG ATTACGGCCTATAACAGACGCACTTTCGAGACTGCACGGCACAACTTGGTCATAAACATCATGGGCACCAAAG AGTTCCCTCTGCCCTACCAGGCGGAGTTTTACATCGGGAACATGAACGTGGAAGAGATGCTGGCCAGCGAGGTGCTGGGCGACTTCCTGGGAGCGGTGAAGAACATATGGCAGCCTGAGCGCCTCAACGCCATAAACATCACCTCGGCGCTGGACCGCGGCGGCCGCGTGCCCCTGCCCATCAACGACCTCAAGGAAGG ggTGTATGTGATGGTTGGCGCTGATGTTCCCTTCTCGTCGTGCCTGCGAGAGGTGGAAAGCCCACATAACCAGCTGCGCTGCAGTCAGGAAATGGAGCCCTCCATCAGCTGCGACAAGAAGTTCAGAGCTCAGTTTCACATCGATTGGTGCAAGATCTCTCTG GTTGACATAAAAAAAGTGGTCCCGGTGTACATTACCCGTCCCGACCCGGGAAACGGGATCCTGCCTGAATTTGGGGAATACAACCCCCCCTCCGAGACTCTGGTGGGCCGGAACTACTTTTCGGATTTCCTCATCACGCTGGCGGTTCCCTCCGCTGTGGCACTGGTCCTCTTCGTCATCCTCGGCTACACTATGTGCTGCCGACGGGAAGGGGT ggaaaaaagaaacatgcaAACACCAGA CATCCAGCTGGTTCACCACGGCTCCATCCAGAAGTCCAGCAAGGAGCTGCGGATCATGTCCAAGAACCGGGAGATCTCCTGGCCCCTCTCCACCCTGCCCGTCTTCAACCCCGTCAGCGGCGAGGTGGTGCCGCCCCTTCACCCAGACAACTACGAGACCACCAGCATGCCCCTCATGCAGACACAGAC GAATCTACAAAACCAGATAACGATACCACAGCAACGGCCATCAG GTAAATGGTATTcctga